One region of Chloroflexota bacterium genomic DNA includes:
- a CDS encoding FmdB family zinc ribbon protein — protein MPIYEYQCESCNTRFDKMQRFSEDPLTECPMCGGPVYRVIQPVGIIFKGSGFYVTDNRGKSSTMPSSNRDEKGTKAEDKSESSSTEKGSTKTSEKKASEGSTAKTESG, from the coding sequence ATGCCAATCTACGAGTATCAGTGCGAAAGCTGTAACACCAGATTTGATAAGATGCAGAGGTTCAGTGAGGATCCTCTGACCGAATGCCCTATGTGCGGTGGACCTGTTTATCGGGTGATCCAACCTGTGGGGATAATTTTCAAGGGTTCCGGCTTTTATGTGACCGATAATCGTGGCAAATCCTCCACAATGCCTTCGTCAAACCGTGATGAGAAGGGAACCAAGGCCGAGGACAAGTCGGAGAGTTCGTCGACCGAAAAGGGGTCAACAAAGACATCAGAAAAGAAGGCATCCGAAGGGTCGACCGCAAAAACTGAATCGGGATGA
- a CDS encoding CHAT domain-containing protein yields the protein MTKISYRDFDLKISAANDGRYEIEVLQSPSGQGSSVIPFLLADGDLQEKLARLEKAILGPAGPEGIEEARLFGSAIFDTFISGDVRTVYDRSRQATQDAGVGLRLRLRIAAPELEGIPWEFLYDSRHGEFISLSRYTPLVRYLELALPDSGLSVKPPLRILGMVARPQDMDDLDVRRERERLEQALAPLRRKRKVELVWLEGDSWRDLHQAMQEGPWHIFHFIGHAAYDDVAQEGVLLLADDSGNPSLVTASQLGQVLSDQPTLRMVVLNACEGAKGGEQSLFSSLAAALVQRGLPAVLAMQYEISDRAAIEFTTGLYGALAANLPVDAAVSEARKAIDLAIQNSIEWGTPVLYMRSPDGVLWDVKPRFSLPLLAGAGAVVIVAILLAVIAWNAVNLNRVESIVSATPTSTNVPTPVIMGGGFNVAVADFGQRDEPGRSLPSETGRVLSGWLAEGLVKELQQNPDVEGAADFLVWHDTLPDSEKNIVFGTGEGTTSEERQQWAADLAGRVKAHMVVYGDLVDEAGESGLQISFYLAPEVAKEQSSIVGTHSLGKLLLLPESFDLGNPTVNRAVRSGLATRSKALFWLTSGLTEQLLGQSDKALETFLQAEEALKEWDDKDGKELLYFFIGREYLSQDQYDDAEAYFTRAIDINQDYARAMIALGSVFRRRLQAIPVAERSQHAETEVLISGAAGAMEEGARLADRTGDSLLKAIARIQLSKTKALIAEIAFNGGDLDVAEERASAAGNLADEALSLLGDTQQYRIIAQAYEALGAAHFVQGIVQQVGGEQTKAQEQLEIAAEAYRECIDLGELDLFDATLQDIVIEEGCRPNLEKVQEFLPEAEGK from the coding sequence ATGACAAAGATCAGCTATCGGGATTTTGATCTGAAGATTAGCGCGGCCAATGATGGGCGCTATGAGATCGAGGTTCTGCAATCCCCGTCGGGACAGGGCAGCAGTGTCATACCCTTTCTACTTGCCGATGGTGATCTCCAAGAGAAACTGGCAAGGCTGGAGAAGGCGATTCTGGGTCCCGCGGGCCCTGAAGGCATAGAAGAGGCCCGGCTGTTTGGGTCTGCCATTTTCGATACGTTCATCTCAGGAGATGTTCGCACAGTCTATGATCGCAGCCGGCAGGCCACTCAGGATGCTGGCGTGGGGCTGCGACTCCGGCTGCGCATAGCGGCGCCCGAGCTGGAGGGCATTCCCTGGGAGTTCCTCTACGATTCGAGACATGGCGAGTTCATCTCTCTGTCACGTTACACCCCCCTGGTTCGTTATCTCGAACTTGCTCTTCCCGACTCCGGGCTCTCGGTGAAGCCACCATTACGCATCCTGGGCATGGTCGCCCGGCCTCAGGATATGGATGACCTGGACGTCAGGCGCGAGCGCGAACGGTTGGAACAGGCACTGGCGCCACTCAGACGCAAACGGAAGGTGGAGCTGGTCTGGTTGGAGGGGGATAGCTGGCGGGATCTGCACCAGGCGATGCAGGAGGGACCCTGGCATATCTTCCATTTCATCGGACACGCTGCCTACGATGATGTGGCCCAGGAAGGGGTGTTGCTGCTCGCGGATGACAGCGGCAACCCTTCCCTGGTGACTGCAAGCCAACTGGGCCAGGTCTTGTCAGATCAGCCGACCTTGAGGATGGTAGTTCTCAACGCGTGCGAGGGAGCAAAGGGTGGGGAGCAGAGCCTTTTTTCCAGCCTGGCGGCTGCCCTGGTCCAGCGCGGCCTGCCAGCAGTTCTGGCGATGCAGTATGAGATATCCGACCGGGCGGCGATCGAATTTACAACTGGACTCTACGGCGCCCTGGCCGCCAACCTGCCGGTCGACGCCGCCGTTTCCGAGGCTCGCAAAGCCATCGACCTGGCCATTCAGAACTCGATAGAATGGGGTACTCCGGTGCTCTATATGCGATCGCCGGATGGTGTGCTCTGGGATGTCAAGCCTCGATTTTCCTTGCCCCTTTTAGCAGGCGCGGGTGCTGTTGTGATTGTCGCGATCCTGCTGGCCGTAATCGCCTGGAATGCCGTCAATCTGAATCGGGTTGAATCCATCGTCAGTGCCACGCCAACATCAACCAACGTGCCCACACCGGTGATCATGGGTGGTGGCTTCAATGTCGCCGTGGCCGATTTTGGCCAGCGGGATGAACCAGGACGTTCACTACCTTCGGAGACGGGCCGTGTGCTCAGTGGCTGGCTGGCGGAGGGCCTCGTCAAAGAGCTTCAGCAAAACCCGGATGTCGAAGGGGCCGCCGACTTTCTTGTATGGCACGACACACTGCCTGATTCCGAAAAGAACATTGTTTTCGGCACTGGTGAGGGGACGACCTCCGAGGAAAGACAGCAGTGGGCCGCCGACCTGGCGGGAAGAGTCAAGGCCCATATGGTGGTCTATGGCGACCTGGTCGACGAGGCCGGCGAGTCGGGGCTGCAGATATCCTTCTATCTGGCGCCGGAGGTAGCAAAGGAACAGTCATCCATTGTTGGCACTCACAGTTTGGGCAAGCTTTTGCTTCTGCCCGAAAGCTTTGACCTGGGCAACCCCACGGTGAATCGAGCTGTCCGCAGCGGGCTGGCGACCCGGTCGAAGGCATTGTTCTGGCTCACATCGGGGTTGACCGAGCAACTCCTGGGCCAATCGGACAAGGCTCTTGAAACCTTTCTTCAGGCGGAGGAAGCATTGAAGGAGTGGGACGACAAGGATGGCAAGGAGTTGCTCTATTTCTTCATCGGACGCGAGTATCTTTCCCAGGATCAGTATGACGATGCTGAGGCCTACTTCACTCGGGCAATTGATATCAACCAAGACTATGCTCGAGCCATGATTGCCCTCGGAAGTGTCTTCCGGCGCCGGCTGCAGGCCATTCCTGTGGCGGAGCGGTCTCAACATGCCGAAACAGAGGTCCTCATCAGTGGAGCGGCAGGTGCCATGGAGGAGGGCGCAAGGCTCGCGGATCGGACCGGCGACAGCCTGCTCAAAGCAATCGCCCGGATACAGTTGTCAAAAACCAAGGCGTTGATCGCTGAGATTGCATTCAACGGCGGAGACCTGGATGTTGCTGAGGAACGAGCCAGCGCGGCGGGAAACCTGGCCGACGAGGCATTGAGTCTTCTGGGCGATACGCAGCAATACAGAATCATTGCGCAGGCCTACGAAGCACTCGGTGCCGCACATTTTGTACAGGGAATTGTTCAACAGGTAGGGGGAGAGCAAACGAAGGCTCAGGAGCAACTGGAAATCGCCGCGGAAGCCTATAGGGAATGTATTGACCTGGGTGAACTTGATCTGTTCGACGCAACCTTGCAGGATATAGTCATCGAAGAGGGTTGTCGGCCGAATCTGGAAAAGGTACAGGAGTTTTTGCCAGAGGCAGAGGGAAAGTGA
- a CDS encoding tetratricopeptide repeat protein — MPKTKSLFALLIIGAVLLLSSCAAETQTAEDYFKQGNEFFQAGKLLEAQDAFQKAIDLDGKNPSFFANLGVSQYSLGKLDEAEKTYLEGLKLAPDDSELNYLLGAVYLQTQRLADAQSRLQQAVQLNPDLPEPYFGLGVLYRLQGNREEAIKAFEKFLEIGPGQDPQAIPEAEAQLNTLRAGQ; from the coding sequence ATGCCAAAAACGAAAAGTCTCTTTGCATTACTGATCATTGGAGCCGTTCTCCTGCTGAGTAGTTGCGCCGCTGAGACCCAGACTGCGGAAGACTACTTCAAACAGGGCAACGAATTCTTCCAGGCTGGCAAGTTGCTCGAAGCACAGGATGCCTTTCAAAAGGCCATCGATCTGGATGGCAAGAATCCCTCTTTTTTCGCCAACCTGGGCGTCAGCCAATACTCCCTGGGGAAACTGGACGAGGCGGAAAAGACTTACCTGGAGGGCCTGAAACTGGCTCCGGATGACTCTGAGTTGAACTACCTGTTGGGCGCCGTTTATCTGCAAACCCAGCGGCTGGCCGATGCCCAGAGTCGCCTGCAGCAGGCCGTGCAGCTGAATCCTGATTTGCCGGAACCCTATTTCGGTCTGGGAGTCCTATATCGCCTCCAGGGCAATCGGGAAGAGGCCATCAAGGCCTTCGAAAAGTTTCTGGAGATTGGTCCCGGCCAGGATCCGCAGGCGATCCCCGAAGCAGAGGCCCAGCTCAACACGCTTCGAGCTGGACAATAA
- a CDS encoding DUF3488 and transglutaminase-like domain-containing protein, translating into MQATRSRRPQRFAVPGAWMSGFLLLVLLLNLTMSLKAAQWTDGLGILSPVVLGGFLLGTAISYSRWRGIFPVFYSLIVGTVWVLIWVGRAPQIPGELVGPERIAFIGASLWSWLLLLFSDQPARSNLVFILELGFLLWWIGYLSAWALFREGKVWRAIIPIGLIMLVNLYFGPSTLGFYLAIFVVAALLLAVRNHLAEREAGWRYERVRYASDIQFDFLRDGLIFALMVLAIGLLTPNAAGSGTLSSSLEPLREPWREVQEEWGRLFSSLNYQGAEGRPAFGDTLTLSGPRDLGDTVIMDVRSNAGRYWRAATFDTFTGRRWINSNTFAQYVDNGSHVQTPEYQARREITQTVTTHYPAGNVLFGAPQPVRISLKAEASLGIIEEASGDEELPLAEIAMLRRRGADLRPGESYLVVSQISDANIEDLQEAGSDYPDWLMGRYLDTPATMSSRVGELAAQVTASAETPFEKVLALEQYLRGFTYDDSIPAPPSGVDAVDYFLFDVQAGYCDYYASSLAMMARTLGIPARVVAGYNQGEYIPEVEAFRVREYNGHSWPEVFFPGYGWIEFEPTASEVEIVRTHRPPEMPLDESQSDVNPLEEEEDRFGEDPALGEGGPPPADPGAGSISGGSWIAGIGGMLLLVALAAFVLLRPSSSRNRRARLDSQFAVKLYGRLMQWARRLRLPILPSQTPNEHAAVLANAVPEGQDAITSITDIYVQEQYSPFTPDERDADSAFELWKGLQPLMRRAWLRTRFSAITGLGKQRGKSE; encoded by the coding sequence ATGCAAGCGACCAGATCCCGACGCCCGCAGCGTTTCGCTGTACCAGGCGCCTGGATGAGCGGCTTTTTACTGCTGGTCTTGCTTCTCAACCTGACTATGTCGCTCAAGGCGGCACAGTGGACCGATGGTCTCGGGATTCTGAGTCCGGTGGTACTCGGCGGATTTCTCCTGGGCACCGCGATTAGCTATTCCCGCTGGCGCGGGATTTTCCCCGTTTTTTACAGTCTCATCGTGGGAACTGTCTGGGTGTTGATTTGGGTCGGTCGGGCCCCCCAGATTCCCGGGGAACTGGTCGGACCAGAACGCATCGCCTTCATTGGCGCGAGTCTCTGGAGCTGGCTGCTGCTGCTTTTCAGTGATCAACCAGCCCGCAGCAACCTGGTGTTTATTCTTGAGCTTGGATTCCTGCTCTGGTGGATCGGTTATCTTTCAGCCTGGGCTCTGTTTCGAGAAGGCAAGGTTTGGCGAGCAATCATCCCGATTGGTTTGATCATGCTGGTCAACCTGTACTTCGGCCCGTCGACTCTTGGGTTTTACCTGGCGATTTTCGTCGTTGCCGCTCTTTTGCTTGCGGTGCGAAACCACCTTGCCGAGCGCGAGGCGGGTTGGCGCTACGAACGGGTGCGTTATGCCAGCGATATCCAGTTCGACTTTCTCCGGGATGGCCTGATATTTGCCTTGATGGTATTGGCTATTGGTCTGTTGACTCCCAATGCCGCTGGCAGCGGAACCCTGTCCTCCTCCCTTGAACCACTGCGCGAACCATGGCGTGAGGTCCAGGAGGAATGGGGACGTCTCTTTAGCTCACTCAACTATCAGGGTGCCGAGGGACGTCCTGCTTTTGGCGATACGCTGACCCTTTCAGGTCCCCGTGATTTGGGAGACACAGTTATCATGGATGTGCGCTCCAATGCGGGACGCTATTGGCGAGCCGCTACCTTCGATACGTTCACCGGAAGACGCTGGATCAACTCCAATACGTTTGCCCAGTATGTTGACAATGGGTCGCACGTGCAAACTCCGGAATACCAGGCGCGTCGGGAAATTACGCAGACGGTAACAACCCACTATCCGGCCGGCAATGTCCTCTTTGGCGCGCCTCAACCTGTGCGGATTAGCTTGAAAGCGGAGGCCAGTCTGGGCATCATCGAGGAGGCCAGTGGTGACGAAGAGCTGCCCCTGGCGGAGATCGCAATGCTGCGGCGGCGCGGCGCCGATCTGCGACCGGGTGAATCCTATCTGGTTGTGTCCCAGATATCCGATGCCAATATCGAGGATCTTCAGGAGGCGGGCAGCGATTATCCTGATTGGCTCATGGGCCGGTATCTGGACACTCCTGCCACCATGAGCAGCCGCGTTGGAGAATTGGCGGCTCAAGTCACCGCTTCTGCTGAAACGCCTTTCGAAAAGGTATTGGCCCTCGAACAATACTTGCGTGGTTTCACCTACGATGACAGTATTCCTGCACCCCCTTCAGGCGTGGATGCGGTTGATTATTTTCTCTTTGATGTGCAAGCGGGCTACTGCGACTACTACGCCAGCTCCCTGGCCATGATGGCGCGTACTCTTGGCATTCCAGCGCGGGTGGTTGCGGGTTACAATCAGGGAGAATACATTCCGGAAGTTGAGGCTTTTCGGGTGAGAGAATACAACGGTCACTCCTGGCCCGAGGTTTTTTTCCCGGGCTACGGCTGGATCGAGTTTGAGCCAACTGCCTCGGAGGTGGAGATTGTGCGTACCCACCGCCCACCGGAAATGCCACTGGATGAGTCACAATCGGATGTGAATCCCCTGGAGGAAGAAGAAGATCGTTTTGGTGAAGATCCCGCTCTGGGCGAGGGAGGCCCACCACCGGCAGATCCCGGCGCGGGAAGTATTAGCGGTGGTAGTTGGATTGCGGGAATCGGCGGGATGTTATTGCTGGTCGCACTGGCAGCATTTGTTCTGTTGCGGCCCTCCAGCAGCCGCAACAGGCGAGCTCGTCTGGACTCCCAATTTGCCGTGAAGCTCTATGGCAGGCTGATGCAGTGGGCCAGGCGTTTGCGGCTGCCCATCTTGCCAAGCCAGACGCCCAACGAGCACGCGGCCGTGTTGGCCAACGCTGTTCCTGAAGGTCAGGACGCGATTACGTCGATTACTGACATCTATGTGCAAGAGCAGTATAGCCCCTTCACGCCGGACGAGCGGGATGCCGATTCGGCTTTCGAATTGTGGAAGGGTCTGCAACCCCTCATGCGCCGCGCCTGGCTGCGCACTCGCTTTTCAGCGATCACAGGGCTTGGCAAGCAACGCGGAAAGTCTGAGTAG
- a CDS encoding D-cysteine desulfhydrase family protein: protein MLSSVLPRIPLAHLPTPLEELPRLRAWLQTETGGERSVPRLLVKRDDQTGLAGGGNKTRKLEYLFAQAIAQGADTVLTEGAPQSNHCRQTAAAAAKTGLRCILILGGTAPMLEGGNLLLDRLLGAEIIWAKDEERRETLKNRAAAAKDAGHHPFIVPYGGSNPVGAAAYAAAFEELSTQLQKQGWQADHVIVASSSGGTQAGLAVGARATGFAGQLHGISIDQRAGDLQSRLADLAAETAALLGQRMDFSADDFIVHDSYLGDGYGIVGPAELETLNVLAKTEGLLLDPVYTGRAMAGLFDLVRQGDFGAGDTTVFWHTGGQPALFAYAETLQA, encoded by the coding sequence ATGCTTTCTAGTGTATTGCCTCGAATACCACTTGCCCACCTGCCCACACCACTCGAGGAGTTACCACGCCTGCGGGCCTGGTTGCAGACAGAAACGGGTGGTGAGCGCAGCGTTCCAAGACTGCTTGTCAAACGAGATGACCAGACTGGATTGGCGGGCGGGGGCAACAAGACGCGTAAGCTGGAATATCTCTTTGCGCAGGCAATTGCCCAGGGTGCAGATACTGTTCTTACCGAAGGCGCCCCGCAATCGAACCACTGTCGTCAAACCGCTGCAGCGGCGGCGAAAACTGGTCTCCGTTGTATTCTGATACTTGGTGGAACAGCACCAATGCTGGAAGGAGGCAACCTGCTGCTTGATCGGCTCCTGGGTGCCGAGATCATTTGGGCCAAAGACGAAGAACGCCGGGAGACCTTAAAGAATAGGGCAGCGGCGGCAAAAGATGCAGGCCACCACCCTTTTATCGTGCCCTATGGTGGATCCAATCCGGTGGGAGCGGCTGCGTATGCGGCAGCTTTCGAGGAACTTTCGACTCAATTGCAGAAGCAAGGTTGGCAGGCTGATCATGTGATCGTCGCGTCCAGCAGCGGCGGCACGCAAGCTGGTTTGGCTGTCGGCGCCCGGGCCACTGGCTTTGCAGGTCAACTTCACGGGATCAGCATCGACCAGCGAGCCGGCGATTTGCAGTCTCGCCTGGCGGATCTGGCCGCAGAGACGGCTGCGCTGTTGGGCCAGCGCATGGATTTTTCCGCCGATGACTTCATTGTGCACGATTCCTACCTGGGCGATGGCTATGGCATCGTGGGGCCAGCGGAACTTGAAACCCTCAACGTACTGGCAAAAACGGAAGGCCTGCTGTTAGATCCAGTCTACACAGGACGGGCAATGGCCGGCCTGTTCGACCTTGTCCGCCAGGGCGATTTTGGCGCCGGGGATACGACCGTATTCTGGCACACAGGCGGGCAGCCAGCCCTTTTTGCCTACGCAGAAACCCTGCAGGCATAA
- a CDS encoding MBL fold metallo-hydrolase, with protein sequence MEISWFGHTCFRLQDRILTVVCDPYDGSVGMSLPRLTADVVTISHGTNGHSNAKGVKNWRKVLSGPGEYEIEGVFITGIPTYHGTEESDSREPNTVFLFEYPDLNICHLGDLGHILKESEVEALPNIDVLMVPVGGRHTLDAAKAAEVISIIEPAIVIPMHFLMKTSEKQLESVDRFLKEMGVPAPEPIGSLKLTKKSQLPSETQVLLLTPRQ encoded by the coding sequence TTGGAAATTAGTTGGTTCGGACACACCTGTTTTCGGCTACAGGACCGCATACTTACTGTCGTTTGCGATCCCTACGACGGCAGTGTCGGTATGAGTCTGCCGCGACTCACCGCTGACGTTGTAACTATCAGCCACGGCACAAACGGGCATAGCAACGCCAAGGGAGTCAAGAACTGGCGCAAGGTGCTCTCAGGACCTGGCGAGTATGAGATCGAGGGTGTGTTCATCACTGGAATCCCCACCTACCATGGCACCGAAGAGAGCGACTCGCGTGAGCCAAACACGGTATTCCTCTTTGAATATCCCGACCTCAACATTTGTCACTTGGGAGATCTGGGGCATATCCTCAAGGAATCTGAAGTGGAAGCATTGCCAAACATCGATGTCCTGATGGTACCTGTTGGCGGCCGGCACACTCTGGATGCTGCCAAGGCCGCCGAGGTAATCAGCATCATTGAACCAGCGATCGTGATACCGATGCACTTCCTCATGAAGACCAGCGAAAAGCAATTGGAGTCGGTTGACCGCTTCTTGAAGGAGATGGGTGTACCGGCGCCAGAGCCTATTGGCTCGCTGAAATTGACCAAAAAGAGCCAGTTGCCTTCCGAGACTCAGGTCCTGCTCCTGACGCCACGGCAATAG
- a CDS encoding pitrilysin family protein — translation MKFQLATEKTTLDNGLRVLTCAMPHTYSVGVGFYLSVGSRYEEASTAGAAHFLEHMIFKGTEKRPSPEAIAVELEGNGGLFNASTGLETTILWAKMQQGHLSLAIDILSDMLRNSLLVQEEIEKERRVILEEISSSQDIPDELVGLVAREFTWPDHPLGWDVAGTPESVAGLARETLEAFLDTHYNPKNLVLSVAGDIQHDEVVDLAHSRLGDWQTGLISDFLPAPKNGTDPAATVVTRKVEQTHLQLHLPGISRLDRDRYHLALLNVILGEGMSSRLFLDVRERLGLAYAVDSYISFLADTGVIGVYAAVNPEKVDEALHAILVQLQRLRDEQVEEKTLNAAKEYVKGRLLMSMEDTLSVAGWGGRQEIQGGPIDSVEQTLEQVRGITVEDLQSAADRLFKPEGARLAIVGPHKEADAAHFNSILNNGTF, via the coding sequence ATGAAGTTTCAATTAGCAACCGAAAAGACCACACTTGATAACGGTCTGCGCGTGCTCACCTGCGCCATGCCCCACACCTACTCAGTCGGTGTGGGGTTCTATCTTTCGGTAGGCTCTCGCTACGAAGAGGCATCGACCGCAGGCGCCGCTCATTTCCTGGAACACATGATTTTTAAGGGTACAGAAAAGCGACCATCCCCCGAAGCGATCGCCGTTGAGCTGGAGGGGAACGGCGGTCTTTTCAATGCCAGCACGGGCCTGGAAACGACGATTCTTTGGGCCAAAATGCAGCAAGGCCATCTCTCCCTGGCCATCGATATCCTCTCTGACATGCTGCGAAATAGCCTGCTTGTGCAGGAAGAGATTGAGAAGGAGCGCCGGGTAATCCTGGAAGAGATCAGTTCTTCCCAGGATATTCCGGACGAACTGGTGGGTCTGGTTGCCCGGGAGTTCACCTGGCCTGACCACCCATTGGGATGGGATGTAGCCGGAACTCCGGAGAGCGTTGCCGGTTTGGCTCGTGAGACCCTTGAAGCTTTCCTGGATACCCACTACAATCCGAAAAACCTGGTACTGAGCGTTGCCGGGGATATCCAACACGATGAGGTTGTCGACCTGGCCCACTCGCGCCTTGGCGACTGGCAGACCGGCCTGATATCCGATTTCCTGCCAGCGCCAAAGAATGGCACGGATCCCGCAGCAACCGTTGTAACCAGGAAAGTCGAACAAACACACCTGCAGTTGCATCTGCCCGGTATTTCCCGATTGGATAGGGACCGTTATCATCTGGCACTGTTGAATGTGATACTTGGGGAGGGTATGAGCTCTCGCCTGTTCCTGGATGTACGAGAACGACTGGGGCTGGCCTATGCGGTTGATTCTTACATCAGTTTTCTGGCCGACACCGGAGTCATTGGGGTCTATGCTGCCGTAAACCCTGAGAAGGTTGATGAGGCACTGCACGCTATCCTCGTCCAATTGCAGCGGCTACGGGATGAACAGGTAGAGGAAAAAACGCTGAATGCGGCCAAGGAGTACGTCAAAGGCCGACTACTGATGAGCATGGAGGACACCCTGTCGGTGGCAGGTTGGGGTGGGCGACAGGAGATACAGGGCGGTCCCATCGATTCAGTTGAGCAGACCCTGGAGCAAGTGCGTGGAATCACCGTCGAAGATCTACAGAGTGCCGCAGATCGTCTATTTAAGCCGGAGGGCGCCCGACTGGCCATTGTCGGTCCCCACAAGGAAGCCGACGCCGCTCATTTCAACTCGATCCTGAACAACGGTACTTTTTAA
- a CDS encoding helix-turn-helix domain-containing protein, protein MPKLIFAKSLEDEQRVSLERIMTSDDDALKQRALIILLSSEERYRVPEIAPIVGLHEDKVRKWISRFNLQGLPGLQPVRRKPGPRGKFSDADRSQILSIASTPPRQLGQLRSSWTLDSLREYLIANGVITEISRESLRQILLQANVDWQRLSPPAPQTSRWLKHWNVANYS, encoded by the coding sequence ATGCCGAAATTGATTTTTGCCAAATCCCTCGAAGACGAGCAGCGCGTTTCACTCGAAAGGATTATGACAAGCGACGACGATGCGCTGAAGCAACGTGCGCTGATTATCCTTCTCTCGTCGGAGGAGCGTTATCGGGTTCCCGAGATCGCCCCTATCGTTGGTCTCCACGAAGACAAGGTTCGCAAGTGGATCAGTCGTTTCAATCTGCAAGGTTTGCCCGGTCTTCAACCTGTCAGAAGAAAGCCCGGACCGCGCGGCAAGTTCAGCGACGCGGACAGATCGCAGATACTGAGCATCGCGTCGACCCCACCGCGGCAGTTGGGCCAACTCCGTTCGAGCTGGACTCTTGACTCATTGAGAGAATATCTGATCGCCAATGGTGTTATCACTGAGATCAGTCGGGAAAGCCTGCGCCAAATCCTGCTTCAAGCCAATGTCGACTGGCAACGCTTAAGTCCACCCGCTCCCCAGACATCCCGGTGGCTGAAACACTGGAACGTGGCCAATTACAGCTAA
- a CDS encoding CBS domain-containing protein, translated as MAEKLVKHIMHNGVIGCKPDTPLSEVVRILSDTDIHALVVTGTDGEVVGIVSHMDVIPMLGKDLAEETAEEIMTDKVISVAPGDSIADAAQVMVDKGIHRLVVTETQEGRLMPVGVLSTTDIVRDMRGSKWTWYL; from the coding sequence ATGGCAGAAAAGCTTGTCAAGCACATCATGCATAATGGTGTGATCGGCTGCAAACCCGACACTCCCCTATCGGAAGTAGTTCGAATTCTCAGCGATACAGACATTCACGCTCTGGTTGTGACCGGTACAGATGGCGAGGTGGTTGGGATCGTATCTCATATGGACGTTATCCCAATGCTGGGGAAGGACCTTGCGGAAGAAACCGCAGAGGAGATCATGACCGACAAGGTCATCAGTGTTGCGCCTGGGGACTCGATAGCGGACGCTGCTCAGGTGATGGTGGACAAAGGAATCCATCGCCTGGTAGTAACGGAAACTCAGGAGGGGAGATTGATGCCGGTCGGCGTGCTTTCAACCACCGATATCGTGCGCGACATGCGTGGCTCAAAGTGGACCTGGTATCTCTAA